In a genomic window of Brassica rapa cultivar Chiifu-401-42 chromosome A10, CAAS_Brap_v3.01, whole genome shotgun sequence:
- the LOC103845803 gene encoding squamosa promoter-binding-like protein 7 isoform X3, whose protein sequence is MSSLSQSQSPSPPEMEIQPPALLDDDPSAYSSSALWDWGDLLDFAADEPLLVSLDSDQPPFVPPPPLIATQSDTYHSPDESGGSGSDRVRKRDPRLLCSNFVEGLLPCSCPELDQKLEEAELPKKKRVRGGSGVARCQVPGCEVDISELKGYHRRHRVCLRCANASFVVIEGEDKRYCQQCGKFHVLPDFDEGKRSCRRKLERHNNRRKRKPVDKGGVASKQQQVLSQNDNSVIDVDDGKDNTCSSDQRMEQEASLNFEDRHIPTQGSVPFTHSINADNFVSGTGSDEAQPDEGINDAKFERSPSGGDNKSAYSTMCPTGRISFKLYDWNPAEFPRRLRHQIFQWLATMPVELEGYIRPGCTILTVFIAMPEIMWAKLSKDPVAYLDEFILKPGKMLFGRGSMTVYLNNMIFRLIKGGTTLRRVDVKLESPKLQFVYPTCFEAGKPIELVVCGLNLVQPKCRFLVSFSGKYLPHNYSVVPGPGQDGKRSCNNKLYRINIVNSDPNLFGPAFVEVENESGLSNFIPLIVGDKAICSEMKLIEQKFNARLFPEEQDITACCCLTCCCKDFKERQSTFTGLLLDIAWSVKVPSSECTEQTVNRCQIKRYNRVLNYLIQSNSPSILGNVLQNLETLVKKMEPDSFVHCTCDCDVRLLHENMNTARKQQSHEDSKVNPITSACCCDSSFQDMPSRVLNVNQESEAGLDCTKRIHTASPDTGRKETDPLLNKEVVMNVNDIGDWPRKSCIPIQSAQTFRSRQTVLFIATIAVCFAVCAVLYHPNKVTQLAVSIRTRLLSTELRYSFSDRLPWERDKMINDQMRLLALSLCSSS, encoded by the exons ATGTCTTCTCTGTCGCAATCTCAATCGCCATCGCCGCCGGAGATGGAAATTCAACCGCCGGCATTGCTGGACGACGATCCTTCCGCTTATTCCTCCTCCGCCCTGTGGGATTGGGGCGATCTCCTTGACTTCGCCGCGGACGAGCCGCTCCTCGTCTCTTTAGACTCCGATCAACCCCCCTTCGTTCCTCCTCCTCCGTTGATTGCGACGCAATCTGATACGTATCATTCTCCGGATGAATCTGGAGGCTCCGGCTCCGATCGGGTTAGGAAGCGTGACCCGAGGCTGCTTTGTTCCAATTTCGTGGAAGGTTTGCTTCCGTGCTCGTGTCCGGAGCTCGATCAGAAGCTTGAGGAGGCTGAGCTGCCGAAGAAGAAGCGGGTTCGAGGCGGGTCGGGCGTGGCTCGATGTCAGGTTCCGGGTTGTGAGGTTGATATAAGTGAGCTCAAAGGGTATCATAGGAGGCATAGGGTTTGCCTTCGGTGTGCGAACGCTAGCTTTGTTGTGATTGAGGGAGAGGATAAGAGATACTGTCAACAGTGTGGAAA GTTCCACGTGCTTCCAGACTTTGACGAGGGAAAACGCAGCTGTCGGAGAAAGCTAGAGCGTCACAACAACAGAAGGAAAAGGAAACCTGTAGATAAAGGAGGAGTTGCTTCAAAACAACAGCAAGTGTTATCACAGAATGATAACAGCGTCATTGATGTCGATGATGGAAAAG ATAATACATGTTCTAGTGACCAGAGAATGGAACAAGAGGCTTCGTTGAATTTTGAAGATCGGCATATTCCAACCCAGGGGTCTGTACCATTTACCCATAGCATCAATGCGGACAACTTTGTCTCTGGTACAGGTTCGGATGAAGCTCAACCAGATGAAGGAATTAATGACGCAAAGTTTGAACGTTCACCTTCCGGTGGTGACAATAAAAGTGCTTACTCAACTATG TGTCCCACAGGTCGGATCTCTTTCAAACTCTACGATTGGAATCCAGCGGAGTTCCCACGGAGACTACGTCATCAA ATATTCCAATGGTTGGCCACCATGCCTGTTGAGTTGGAGGGCTATATCCGTCCCGGATGTACAATTTTGACCGTATTTATAGCAATGCCAGAGATTATGTGGGCGAAG TTGTCTAAAGATCCTGTGGCATATCTGGATGAATTTATTCTTAAACCTGGGAAGATGCTATTTGGAAGAGGCTCGATGACTGTCTATTTGAACAACATGATTTTTCGTCTTATCAAAG GTGGAACAACTTTAAGAAGAGTAGATGTAAAACTAGAGTCACCGAAACTTCAGTTTGTGTATCCAACATGTTTTGAAGCTGGCAAACCAATTGAACTCGTCGTTTGTGGACTTAACCTTGTGCAACCCAAATGCCG GTTTCTTGTGTCTTTTTCTGGGAAGTACTTACCACATAACTATTCCGTTGTACCTGGACCGGGCCAGGATGGGAAGCGTTCTTGTAATAACAAGTTATACAGGATAAACATTGTGAATTCTGATCCTAATCTATTTGGCCCTGCATTTGTCGAG GTTGAAAATGAATCTGGCCTATCAAATTTCATACCTCTAATAGTTGGAGATAAAGCCATTTGTTCTGAAATGAAACTAATAGAGCAGAAGTTCAATGCTAGACTCTTTCCAGAGGAACAAGACATTACCGCCTGCTGTTGTTTGACTTGCTGTTGCAAAGATTTCAAAGAGAGGCAGAGCACCTTTACTGGGCTCTTGTTAGATATTGCATGGTCAGTGAAGGTCCCCTCTTCAGAATGCACTGAGCAGACCGTGAACCGATGTCAGATAAAAAGATACAACAGAGTGTTGAATTATCTGATACAGAGTAACTCGCCCTCAATCTTAGGAAACGTACTGCAAAATCTGGAAACTTTGGTGAAGAAAATGGAGCCAGACAGTTTCGTTCACTGTACATGTGACTGCGACGTGAGGCTTCTACATGAAAATATGAATACAGCCAGAAAGCAGCAAAGCCATGAAGATTCAAAGGTGAATCCAATAACATCAGCGTGCTGTTGTGATAGCAGTTTCCAGGACATGCCATCGAGAGTATTAAACGTCAATCAG GAATCAGAAGCAGGATTAGACTGTACGAAGAGGATACATACGGCTTCACCAGATACTGGCAGAAAAGAGACTGATCCTCTTTTAAACAAAGAGGTTGTCATGAATGTAAATGACATAGGAGACTGGCCAAGGAAGTCTTGTATACCAATACAGTCTGCCCAAACATTCAGGTCTCGTCAGACTGTTCTTTTTATCGCTACAATTGCTGTCTGTTTTGCGGTCTGTGCGGTTCTCTACCATCCAAACAAGGTCACGCAGCTTGCAGTGTCTATCCGGACGAGATTG CTTTCAACAGAGCTCAGGTACAGCTTCTCGGATAGATTACCTTGGGAAAGAGACAAAATGATTAATGATCAGATGCGTTTACTTGCTCTTTCTCTGTGTTCTTCGTCCTAA
- the LOC103845803 gene encoding squamosa promoter-binding-like protein 7 isoform X2, with protein MSSLSQSQSPSPPEMEIQPPALLDDDPSAYSSSALWDWGDLLDFAADEPLLVSLDSDQPPFVPPPPLIATQSDTYHSPDESGGSGSDRVRKRDPRLLCSNFVEGLLPCSCPELDQKLEEAELPKKKRVRGGSGVARCQVPGCEVDISELKGYHRRHRVCLRCANASFVVIEGEDKRYCQQCGKFHVLPDFDEGKRSCRRKLERHNNRRKRKPVDKGGVASKQQQVLSQNDNSVIDVDDGKDNTCSSDQRMEQEASLNFEDRHIPTQGSVPFTHSINADNFVSGTGSDEAQPDEGINDAKFERSPSGGDNKSAYSTMCPTGRISFKLYDWNPAEFPRRLRHQIFQWLATMPVELEGYIRPGCTILTVFIAMPEIMWAKLSKDPVAYLDEFILKPGKMLFGRGSMTVYLNNMIFRLIKGGTTLRRVDVKLESPKLQFVYPTCFEAGKPIELVVCGLNLVQPKCRFLVSFSGKYLPHNYSVVPGPGQDGKRSCNNKLYRINIVNSDPNLFGPAFVEVENESGLSNFIPLIVGDKAICSEMKLIEQKFNARLFPEEQDITACCCLTCCCKDFKERQSTFTGLLLDIAWSVKVPSSECTEQTVNRCQIKRYNRVLNYLIQSNSPSILGNVLQNLETLVKKMEPDSFVHCTCDCDVRLLHENMNTARKQQSHEDSKVNPITSACCCDSSFQDMPSRVLNVNQESEAGLDCTKRIHTASPDTGRKETDPLLNKEVVMNVNDIGDWPRKSCIPIQSAQTFRSRQTVLFIATIAVCFAVCAVLYHPNKVTQLAVSIRTRLAHKL; from the exons ATGTCTTCTCTGTCGCAATCTCAATCGCCATCGCCGCCGGAGATGGAAATTCAACCGCCGGCATTGCTGGACGACGATCCTTCCGCTTATTCCTCCTCCGCCCTGTGGGATTGGGGCGATCTCCTTGACTTCGCCGCGGACGAGCCGCTCCTCGTCTCTTTAGACTCCGATCAACCCCCCTTCGTTCCTCCTCCTCCGTTGATTGCGACGCAATCTGATACGTATCATTCTCCGGATGAATCTGGAGGCTCCGGCTCCGATCGGGTTAGGAAGCGTGACCCGAGGCTGCTTTGTTCCAATTTCGTGGAAGGTTTGCTTCCGTGCTCGTGTCCGGAGCTCGATCAGAAGCTTGAGGAGGCTGAGCTGCCGAAGAAGAAGCGGGTTCGAGGCGGGTCGGGCGTGGCTCGATGTCAGGTTCCGGGTTGTGAGGTTGATATAAGTGAGCTCAAAGGGTATCATAGGAGGCATAGGGTTTGCCTTCGGTGTGCGAACGCTAGCTTTGTTGTGATTGAGGGAGAGGATAAGAGATACTGTCAACAGTGTGGAAA GTTCCACGTGCTTCCAGACTTTGACGAGGGAAAACGCAGCTGTCGGAGAAAGCTAGAGCGTCACAACAACAGAAGGAAAAGGAAACCTGTAGATAAAGGAGGAGTTGCTTCAAAACAACAGCAAGTGTTATCACAGAATGATAACAGCGTCATTGATGTCGATGATGGAAAAG ATAATACATGTTCTAGTGACCAGAGAATGGAACAAGAGGCTTCGTTGAATTTTGAAGATCGGCATATTCCAACCCAGGGGTCTGTACCATTTACCCATAGCATCAATGCGGACAACTTTGTCTCTGGTACAGGTTCGGATGAAGCTCAACCAGATGAAGGAATTAATGACGCAAAGTTTGAACGTTCACCTTCCGGTGGTGACAATAAAAGTGCTTACTCAACTATG TGTCCCACAGGTCGGATCTCTTTCAAACTCTACGATTGGAATCCAGCGGAGTTCCCACGGAGACTACGTCATCAA ATATTCCAATGGTTGGCCACCATGCCTGTTGAGTTGGAGGGCTATATCCGTCCCGGATGTACAATTTTGACCGTATTTATAGCAATGCCAGAGATTATGTGGGCGAAG TTGTCTAAAGATCCTGTGGCATATCTGGATGAATTTATTCTTAAACCTGGGAAGATGCTATTTGGAAGAGGCTCGATGACTGTCTATTTGAACAACATGATTTTTCGTCTTATCAAAG GTGGAACAACTTTAAGAAGAGTAGATGTAAAACTAGAGTCACCGAAACTTCAGTTTGTGTATCCAACATGTTTTGAAGCTGGCAAACCAATTGAACTCGTCGTTTGTGGACTTAACCTTGTGCAACCCAAATGCCG GTTTCTTGTGTCTTTTTCTGGGAAGTACTTACCACATAACTATTCCGTTGTACCTGGACCGGGCCAGGATGGGAAGCGTTCTTGTAATAACAAGTTATACAGGATAAACATTGTGAATTCTGATCCTAATCTATTTGGCCCTGCATTTGTCGAG GTTGAAAATGAATCTGGCCTATCAAATTTCATACCTCTAATAGTTGGAGATAAAGCCATTTGTTCTGAAATGAAACTAATAGAGCAGAAGTTCAATGCTAGACTCTTTCCAGAGGAACAAGACATTACCGCCTGCTGTTGTTTGACTTGCTGTTGCAAAGATTTCAAAGAGAGGCAGAGCACCTTTACTGGGCTCTTGTTAGATATTGCATGGTCAGTGAAGGTCCCCTCTTCAGAATGCACTGAGCAGACCGTGAACCGATGTCAGATAAAAAGATACAACAGAGTGTTGAATTATCTGATACAGAGTAACTCGCCCTCAATCTTAGGAAACGTACTGCAAAATCTGGAAACTTTGGTGAAGAAAATGGAGCCAGACAGTTTCGTTCACTGTACATGTGACTGCGACGTGAGGCTTCTACATGAAAATATGAATACAGCCAGAAAGCAGCAAAGCCATGAAGATTCAAAGGTGAATCCAATAACATCAGCGTGCTGTTGTGATAGCAGTTTCCAGGACATGCCATCGAGAGTATTAAACGTCAATCAG GAATCAGAAGCAGGATTAGACTGTACGAAGAGGATACATACGGCTTCACCAGATACTGGCAGAAAAGAGACTGATCCTCTTTTAAACAAAGAGGTTGTCATGAATGTAAATGACATAGGAGACTGGCCAAGGAAGTCTTGTATACCAATACAGTCTGCCCAAACATTCAGGTCTCGTCAGACTGTTCTTTTTATCGCTACAATTGCTGTCTGTTTTGCGGTCTGTGCGGTTCTCTACCATCCAAACAAGGTCACGCAGCTTGCAGTGTCTATCCGGACGAGATTGGCACACAAACTATGA
- the LOC103845803 gene encoding squamosa promoter-binding-like protein 7 isoform X1, whose protein sequence is MSSLSQSQSPSPPEMEIQPPALLDDDPSAYSSSALWDWGDLLDFAADEPLLVSLDSDQPPFVPPPPLIATQSDTYHSPDESGGSGSDRVRKRDPRLLCSNFVEGLLPCSCPELDQKLEEAELPKKKRVRGGSGVARCQVPGCEVDISELKGYHRRHRVCLRCANASFVVIEGEDKRYCQQCGKFHVLPDFDEGKRSCRRKLERHNNRRKRKPVDKGGVASKQQQVLSQNDNSVIDVDDGKADNTCSSDQRMEQEASLNFEDRHIPTQGSVPFTHSINADNFVSGTGSDEAQPDEGINDAKFERSPSGGDNKSAYSTMCPTGRISFKLYDWNPAEFPRRLRHQIFQWLATMPVELEGYIRPGCTILTVFIAMPEIMWAKLSKDPVAYLDEFILKPGKMLFGRGSMTVYLNNMIFRLIKGGTTLRRVDVKLESPKLQFVYPTCFEAGKPIELVVCGLNLVQPKCRFLVSFSGKYLPHNYSVVPGPGQDGKRSCNNKLYRINIVNSDPNLFGPAFVEVENESGLSNFIPLIVGDKAICSEMKLIEQKFNARLFPEEQDITACCCLTCCCKDFKERQSTFTGLLLDIAWSVKVPSSECTEQTVNRCQIKRYNRVLNYLIQSNSPSILGNVLQNLETLVKKMEPDSFVHCTCDCDVRLLHENMNTARKQQSHEDSKVNPITSACCCDSSFQDMPSRVLNVNQESEAGLDCTKRIHTASPDTGRKETDPLLNKEVVMNVNDIGDWPRKSCIPIQSAQTFRSRQTVLFIATIAVCFAVCAVLYHPNKVTQLAVSIRTRLAHKL, encoded by the exons ATGTCTTCTCTGTCGCAATCTCAATCGCCATCGCCGCCGGAGATGGAAATTCAACCGCCGGCATTGCTGGACGACGATCCTTCCGCTTATTCCTCCTCCGCCCTGTGGGATTGGGGCGATCTCCTTGACTTCGCCGCGGACGAGCCGCTCCTCGTCTCTTTAGACTCCGATCAACCCCCCTTCGTTCCTCCTCCTCCGTTGATTGCGACGCAATCTGATACGTATCATTCTCCGGATGAATCTGGAGGCTCCGGCTCCGATCGGGTTAGGAAGCGTGACCCGAGGCTGCTTTGTTCCAATTTCGTGGAAGGTTTGCTTCCGTGCTCGTGTCCGGAGCTCGATCAGAAGCTTGAGGAGGCTGAGCTGCCGAAGAAGAAGCGGGTTCGAGGCGGGTCGGGCGTGGCTCGATGTCAGGTTCCGGGTTGTGAGGTTGATATAAGTGAGCTCAAAGGGTATCATAGGAGGCATAGGGTTTGCCTTCGGTGTGCGAACGCTAGCTTTGTTGTGATTGAGGGAGAGGATAAGAGATACTGTCAACAGTGTGGAAA GTTCCACGTGCTTCCAGACTTTGACGAGGGAAAACGCAGCTGTCGGAGAAAGCTAGAGCGTCACAACAACAGAAGGAAAAGGAAACCTGTAGATAAAGGAGGAGTTGCTTCAAAACAACAGCAAGTGTTATCACAGAATGATAACAGCGTCATTGATGTCGATGATGGAAAAG CAGATAATACATGTTCTAGTGACCAGAGAATGGAACAAGAGGCTTCGTTGAATTTTGAAGATCGGCATATTCCAACCCAGGGGTCTGTACCATTTACCCATAGCATCAATGCGGACAACTTTGTCTCTGGTACAGGTTCGGATGAAGCTCAACCAGATGAAGGAATTAATGACGCAAAGTTTGAACGTTCACCTTCCGGTGGTGACAATAAAAGTGCTTACTCAACTATG TGTCCCACAGGTCGGATCTCTTTCAAACTCTACGATTGGAATCCAGCGGAGTTCCCACGGAGACTACGTCATCAA ATATTCCAATGGTTGGCCACCATGCCTGTTGAGTTGGAGGGCTATATCCGTCCCGGATGTACAATTTTGACCGTATTTATAGCAATGCCAGAGATTATGTGGGCGAAG TTGTCTAAAGATCCTGTGGCATATCTGGATGAATTTATTCTTAAACCTGGGAAGATGCTATTTGGAAGAGGCTCGATGACTGTCTATTTGAACAACATGATTTTTCGTCTTATCAAAG GTGGAACAACTTTAAGAAGAGTAGATGTAAAACTAGAGTCACCGAAACTTCAGTTTGTGTATCCAACATGTTTTGAAGCTGGCAAACCAATTGAACTCGTCGTTTGTGGACTTAACCTTGTGCAACCCAAATGCCG GTTTCTTGTGTCTTTTTCTGGGAAGTACTTACCACATAACTATTCCGTTGTACCTGGACCGGGCCAGGATGGGAAGCGTTCTTGTAATAACAAGTTATACAGGATAAACATTGTGAATTCTGATCCTAATCTATTTGGCCCTGCATTTGTCGAG GTTGAAAATGAATCTGGCCTATCAAATTTCATACCTCTAATAGTTGGAGATAAAGCCATTTGTTCTGAAATGAAACTAATAGAGCAGAAGTTCAATGCTAGACTCTTTCCAGAGGAACAAGACATTACCGCCTGCTGTTGTTTGACTTGCTGTTGCAAAGATTTCAAAGAGAGGCAGAGCACCTTTACTGGGCTCTTGTTAGATATTGCATGGTCAGTGAAGGTCCCCTCTTCAGAATGCACTGAGCAGACCGTGAACCGATGTCAGATAAAAAGATACAACAGAGTGTTGAATTATCTGATACAGAGTAACTCGCCCTCAATCTTAGGAAACGTACTGCAAAATCTGGAAACTTTGGTGAAGAAAATGGAGCCAGACAGTTTCGTTCACTGTACATGTGACTGCGACGTGAGGCTTCTACATGAAAATATGAATACAGCCAGAAAGCAGCAAAGCCATGAAGATTCAAAGGTGAATCCAATAACATCAGCGTGCTGTTGTGATAGCAGTTTCCAGGACATGCCATCGAGAGTATTAAACGTCAATCAG GAATCAGAAGCAGGATTAGACTGTACGAAGAGGATACATACGGCTTCACCAGATACTGGCAGAAAAGAGACTGATCCTCTTTTAAACAAAGAGGTTGTCATGAATGTAAATGACATAGGAGACTGGCCAAGGAAGTCTTGTATACCAATACAGTCTGCCCAAACATTCAGGTCTCGTCAGACTGTTCTTTTTATCGCTACAATTGCTGTCTGTTTTGCGGTCTGTGCGGTTCTCTACCATCCAAACAAGGTCACGCAGCTTGCAGTGTCTATCCGGACGAGATTGGCACACAAACTATGA
- the LOC117128882 gene encoding uncharacterized protein LOC117128882, whose product MKCIIESFPPLSIGNTRQLRTFISKTRAFDGTCRLCVKVSTDPVSCNTQASDTFASTVPLNANPAILSTVQSEKQSLLYEGVSTVPLNALPDFSTDSASCNIQASDTFASTVPLNANPVILPTVQSEKQVHCP is encoded by the exons ATGAAATGTATTATTGAAAGTTTCCCCCCACTCTCGATAGGTAATACTCGTCAGCTCAGAACTTTCATTTCCAAGACTAGAGCATTTGATGGAACCTGTCGTTTGTGTGTTAAG GTTAGTACTGATCCAGTTAGCTGTAACACTCAAGCTTCTGATACATTTGCTTCTACTGTTCCATTGAATGCCAATCCAGCGATTCTTTCTACTGTGCAGAGTGAAAAACAG AGTCTTCTATATGAAGGTGTTTCTACAGTTCCTCTGAATGCTCTTCCGGATTTTAGTACTGATTCAGCTAGCTGTAACATTCAAGCTTCTGATACATTTGCTTCTACTGTTCCATTGAATGCCAATCCAGTGATTCTTCCTACTGTGCAGAGTGAAAAACAGGTACATTGTCCCTAA